One window of Kryptolebias marmoratus isolate JLee-2015 linkage group LG3, ASM164957v2, whole genome shotgun sequence genomic DNA carries:
- the pcm1 gene encoding pericentriolar material 1 protein isoform X2 — protein MATGGTPLDDTAEELHNWTVTNGSLEDRLNNMDWGGQQKKANRSSEKNKKKLSAAVVESRLTNDISPESTPGTGRRKARTPHSFPHIKYTTQMSVPDQAELDKLRQRINLTDLDERSIGSDSQGRVTAANNQRQLAGENKKPHNYLPLHVNTNKSKELLHPSASAPTTPATTKEIKKQSPGLRVTLTPLVPAKESPRLSRGAAERGPVMQREHGRREPKLDSSQVVSKLLQIRDYISKARSMRDDLVEKNDVPANVERLSHLIEHLKEQEKSYLHFLQKMLAQESDGGVGLDSAVGSGSLADSASLNVEVRSLDASNTTADVPEAVRADQREELENLRKQHELLKKMLEQQEQLRALQGQQEALMAMQRSAEQALAVIEDTVVTETTGSVSGLSITSELNDELNDLIQRFHNQLHDSQTKAVPDNRRQAQSLSLSREVGWSRTPQAVGPPQHRPVLHSASGPHTDLDSEATAAGAKLTKLQELQDKKQTMDKILQELHSLRDQTLNNSSCRGLSAQCTSSIEGSSDCPSALCSNGAMASTSFQPLLTQRQQQQQEGPSSSDKLRKLKEVHKRLNELRELVQYYEQTSDMMVDAVNENVKEEVDEDEEDETEDGSMFETMFDSEQENRQPVTNIRNPPRSRNWADLNSLTNGRSVRSGTTNNCDGRLNTECEINNRTAANLRSLNITTPIDCQYNRDIPYDQVKDEDEDEDCMDNNEGAQALVPDSASESSQRSSLGNDADFTPKVHRQTAKQKLRQLQELVAMVQSDDTDGTTANEDEVLHQQPNNTRAPTSGRSGAGPKQSPRDLALSSKAREKLYEEKLRQQKQELKQLHEERQRLIEIQGKIQDLQWACPDLQSSVSSTVSQQGLLRKVPIAVSTPVTGQPSSSSGPKTNLAVLKPTAPEAASSSVTDNELWSEMRRRQILREDLRQRRKHLESLMAEHQRRSGLCDSPCQVEDQEDNATNSQPVNRDERTMATWGSSSGHLDDDDDENEEEDEYRSEICAEEEEDQEECTESSSDDDIHVFSPSMNQCSYSNRKNQGSNLKPPAAFSGEGGGHLHNKTKVKQQSRTSNQPAGQHAGIRRQENLRWPSELSFVDGTHQWQEQISQLQRQLDFSTSMCQTLLQDQQTLSYMLQTLLTGQYSVLPNNLSSPQVQLVMHQLNQCYTQLTWQQNNVQRLKQVLNDLIRQQQQQQQQQSSAAGWQTQKRGSGQDSSPGPSASPGIFLPYPSALHPSALNTTNSVSPPFLPSFNLYPSFPGAMGEFPQGAVGPATPEHQKLQLDPSTPIKPEYMTFPPPLQRSPLNTSAERRPAARLNTSYTKNITRHHTSKTDLQESPSSSPTFAKLHSRQLEFDKESQESFSSIPDPVDPTTITKSFKAGRKASAQANLASRSKTSKNRRRRNKGHSKNSEGHESDSVSSTADFAHQRAASSHQRDQNQRLLDKLTQEKLDSKAKLGNKRNDLSSAYAWRTPFLSNRIACTEAPDASSDFSLFEALRETIYSEVATLISQNESRPHFLIELFHELQLLNTDYLRQRALFCLQDLVTKHLAVRSAAEHQLPPLGPAVWTAGSQSELTPSQSLITSDEEVVEKNLRHVQDLKRKDEAESVDNDSNMSTSSNLEPFANDDLGNTVIHLDKALARIREYERMKLKAEFNHCNASAADVNSSEVSNAERASANPAEPDEEGAAAADVHCPQIDTQQLDRQIKAIMTEVIPFLKENMNEVCSHQLLTSVRRMVLTLTQQNDESKEFVRFFHKQLGGILQESLSKFVGRTLKDCGEDLLVEISEILFNELAFFKLMQDLDSSSNTLAAKHQNKKTAEKSSKPKEVLDENTEVGADKSVSSAYADEDKDQDEAEKEGNSALQEHYLQADLKSSRSSEAEEEEEEDEGHRQAVHLSINLSKAETQALTNYGSGEDEDEDEEIEEFEAGPVDVQTSLQASAVGQVEQELSATATTSSEIQEIKPEPTSSEINDVLAEVNTSTEKVEEHTDVENQNPEEESKAGAAAPSEGGSPDVPKDSTATSSPNTDSPVLVSVDEMGSGNTSQKSDEDDFVKVDDLPLQLTVMCEEELQKRIVEEQQNNNLSVEILNGNTELVTGLVGNAQALKEPETDGAENI, from the exons ATGGCAACCGGAGGCACTCCTTTAGATGACACTGCAGAGGAGCTGCACAACTGGACTGTAACCAATGGCAGTCTGGAAGACAGGCTGAACAACATG GACTGGGGTGGGCAGCAGAAAAAAGCCAACCGATCATCtgagaagaacaagaaaaagcTGTCTGCTGCGGTGGTGGAGAGTCGCCTGACTAATGATATTTCGCCGGAATCCACCCCAGGGACCGGCCGCAGGAAAGCCCGCACTCCTCATTCCTTCCCCCACATCAAATACACTACTCAGATGTCTGTCCCAGACCAGGCTGAACTGGACAAGCTCCGGCAGAGGATAAATTTGACAGATCTGGATGAG AGGAGCATTGGCAGTGACTCCCAGGGGCGCGTCACAGCGGCCAACAACCAGCGGCAGTTAGCTGGAGAGAACAAGAAGCCCCACAACTACCTGCCTCTGCATGTAAACACGAACAAAAGCAAAGAGCTGCTCCATCCCTCAGCCTCTGCTCCAACCACCCCAGCTACCACCAAGGAAATCAAGAAGCAGAGCCCGGGACTCAGGGTGACACTGACCCCCTTGGTTCCTGCTAAAGAATCTCCCAGGCTCAGCCGCGGCGCCGCAGAGAGAGGTCCCGTAATGCAGAGAGAGCACGGGAGACGAGAGCCAAAATTAGACAGCAGCCAG GTGGTGAGCAAGTTGTTACAGATTCGGGACTACATCAGTAAGGCCAGATCCATGAGGGATGATCTGGTGGAAAAGAATGACGTGCCAGCCAACGTGGAGCGCCTTTCTCATCTCATCGAGCACCTCAAAGAGCAGGAGAAGTCCTATTTACATTTCCTGCAGAAAATGCTC GCGCAGGAGAGTGATGGTGGTGTTGGACTGGACTCTGCAGTTGGCTCTGGTTCACTGGCAGATAGCGCTTCTCTCAATGTAGAGGTTCGGTCTTTAGACGCTTCAAACACAACA GCTGACGTTCCAGAAGCTGTGCGTGCTGACCAGAGGGAAGAATTAGAGAATCTGCGTAAGCAGCACGAGCTGCTGAAGAAGATGCTGGAACAGCAAGAACAGCTCAGGGCCCTGCAAGGCCAACAAGAAGCACTCATGGCTATGCAGCGCAGTGCAGAACAGGCACTCGCTGTGATTGAGGACACTG tTGTCACGGAAACCACTGGGAGTGTTTCTGGCCTGAGCATCACATCAGAACTGAACGATGAGTTAAATGACTTAATCCAGCGTTTTCACAACCAGCTACACGACTCTCag ACTAAAGCAGTGCCAGATAACCGTCGTCAGGCACAGAGTCTTTCGCTCTCCAGAGAAGTGGGCTGGTCTAGGACTCCCCAGGCTGTTGGTCCACCTCAACATAGGCCGGTCCTTCACTCTGCTTCTGGCCCACACACGGACTTAGACTCTGAAGCAACAGCTGCCGGTGCCAAACTCACCAAGCTGCAAGAACTCcaagacaaaaagcaaacaatggACAAGATTCTACAAGAGCTGCATTCGCTCAGAGACCAGACACTAAACAACAGCTCAT GTCGCGGCTTGTCAGCACAGTGCACTTCCAGTATAGAAGGATCCTCGGATTGTCCATCTGCTCTCTGCTCTAACGGGGCCATGGCTTCCACTTCTTTTCAACCTTTACTGACACAAcgacagcaacaacaacaggaggGCCCCAGCTCCTCTGACAAGCTTAG GAAGCTAAAGGAGGTGCATAAGCGCCTGAATGAGCTGAGGGAACTGGTTCAGTACTATGAACAGACTTCTGATATGATGGTGGATGCAGTCAATGAGAACGTGAAAGAGGAGGttgatgaggatgaggaagacGAGACGGAGGACGGATCTATGTTTGAAACCATGTTTGACTCGGAGCAGGAGAATCGTCAGCCTGTAACTAACATCAG AAACCCACCGCGCAGCAGGAACTGGGCAGACTTGAACAGCCTGACCAATGGGCGCAGTGTCAGGAGTGGTACGACTAACAACTGTGATGGCAGACTCAACACAGAGTGCGAGATCAACAACCGGACGGCGGCCAACCTCCGCAGCCTCAACATCACCACGCCCATAG ATTGTCAGTACAACAGGGACATCCCTTACGATCAGGTAAAGGATGAAGACGAGGATGAGGATTGTATGGATAATAACGAAGGGGCACAGGCTCTGGTTCCAGACAGTGCGTCGGAGTCCAGTCAGCGGAGCAGCCTTGGGAATGATGCGGATTTCACTCCAAAGGTTCACCGGCAGACAGCCAAGCAGAAACTCCGGCAGCTACAGGAGCTGGTGGCAATGGTTCAG AGTGACGACACAGATGGAACAACAGCAAATGAAGACGAAGTTTTACACCAACAGCCAAATAACACCAGAGCTCCAACATCTGGCAGGTCGGGGGCTGGACCTAAACAGAGTCCCAGAGATCTCGCCCTCTCCAGCAAGGCCAG AGAGAAGCTGTACGAGGAGAAACTGCGTCAGCAGAAGCAGGAGCTCAAGCAGCTCCACGAAGAACGTCAGAGACTCATTGAAATCCAAGGCAAGATCCAGGACTTGCAGTGGGCTTGTCCCGATCTTCAG TCATCAGTGTCCAGCACTGTTAGTCAGCAGGGTCTGCTGAGAAAGGTTCCGATTGCAGTTTCCACTCCAGTTACTGGCCAGCCTTCTTCATCCTCCGGACCCAAAACCAACTTAGCTGTCCTCAAACCCACGGCTCCTGAGGCAGCCTCTTCTTCTGTCACTGATAATGAG CTTTGGTCAGAAATGCGTCGACGACAGATTTTGCGAGAAGATCTGCGACAGCGCCGAAAGCATCTGGAGTCGTTGATGGCTGAACACCAGAGGCGGAGTGGTCTCTGCGACTCGCCCTGCCAGGTTGAAGACCAAGAGGACAACGCTACAAATTCACAGCCTGTCAACAGAGATGAAAG AACAATGGCCACCTGGGGTTCCAGTTCAGGCCATCTTGATGATGACGACGATGAAAATGAGGAAGAGGACGAGTATCGCTCAGAAATATGTgccgaggaggaagaggatcaGGAAGAATGTACAGAAAGCAGCTCTGATGACGACATCCACGTCTTCTCGCCGAGCATGAACCAGTGCTCCTACAGCAACAGGAAGAATCAAGGAAG CAATCTGAAGCCTCCAGCAGCCTTTTCAGGTGAGGGTGGTGGGCATCTTCACAACAAGACCAAGGTGAAGCAGCAGTCCCGAACTTCAAACCAGCCTGCAGGCCAGCACGCAGGCATACGTCGACAGGAGAACCTGCGCTGGCCCTCTGAGCTCTCTTTTGTCGACGGTACACATCAGTGGCAGGAGCAGATCAGCCAGCTACAGAGGCAGTTGGACTTCAGTACCAGCATGTGTCAGACACTCCTGCAGGATCAGCAG actCTATCATACATGCTGCAAACTCTGCTGACCGGCCAGTACAGCGTGTTACCCAACAACCTGTCGTCACCACAAGTGCAACTGGTCATGCATCAGCTGAACCAGTGCTACACCCAGCTGACCTGGCAGCAGAACAACGTACAAAG ACTAAAGCAGGTCCTGAACGACCTGATtcgccagcagcagcagcagcagcagcagcagtcctCAGCAGCAGGCTGGCAGACACAGAAGCGGGGCTCAGGACAGGATTCCAGCCCCGGCCCCTCGGCGTCCCCTGGCATCTTCCTCCCCTACCCCTCTGCTTTACATCCTTCAGctctaaacacaacaaactctGTGTCGCCTCCATTCCTTCCCA GCTTTAACTTGTATCCATCATTTCCTGGTGCCATGGGTGAATTTCCTCAAGGTGCAGTCGGCCCAGCTACTCCTGAGCATCAGAAGCTTCAGCTGGATCCCAGCACCCCTATTAAACCAGAGTACATGACTTTCCCTCCTCCGCTGCAGCGCTCTCCTCTTAACACTTCCGCTGAAAGAAG ACCGGCTGCCCGACTTAACACATCCTACACAAAGAATATAACACGGCATCACACATCTAAAACCGACCTTCAAGAgtctccctcttcctcccccaCCTTTGCCAAACTTCACTCAAGACAGCTGGAGTTCGACAAGGAGTCACAGGAAAGCTTCAGCAGCATCCCCGATCCTGTTGATCCGACTACAATCACAAAGTCCTTTAAGGCTGGAAGGAAGGCCTCTGCACAAGCCAACCTGGCCTCACGAAGCAAAACGTCCAAGAACAGACGCAGGAGGAACAAAGGGCACAGCAAGAACAGTGAAG gccATGAAAGTGACAGTGTCAGCAGCACTGCAGACTTTGCCCACCAGAGGGCAGCCTCGTCTCATCAGAGGGACCAGAATCAGAGACTGTTGGACAAACTGACTCAAGAAAAACTAGACAGCAAGGCTAAGCTGGGGAATAAAAGAAATGACCTCTCCTCTG CTTATGCTTGGAGGACACCCTTCCTCTCTAACAGAATTGCATGCACAGAAGCACCAG ATGCGAGCAGTGACTTCTCGCTCTTCGAAGCTCTGAGGGAGACCATCTACTCTGAGGTGGCCACTTTGATTTCCCAGAACGAGTCGAGACCCCACTTTCTCATCGAGCTCTTCcatgagctgcagctcctcaacACGGACTATTTACGCCAGCGAGCTCTGTTTTGCCTGCAG GACTTGGTGACGAAGCACCTGGCAGTGAGGAGCGCAGCAGAGCACCAGTTGCCCCCTCTTGGCCCTGCTGTGTGGACAGCAGGCTCTCAGTCTGAGCTGACACCCAGCCAGAGTCTGATCACCAGCGATGAA GAGGTGGTGGAGAAGAACTTGAGGCACGTGCAGGACTTAAAGAGGAAGGACGAAGCAGAGTCGGTGGATAACGACAGCAACATGTCGACCTCCTCCAACCTGGAACCTTTTGCTAATGATGACCTGG GCAACACGGTGATTCATTTAGACAAAGCTCTGGCAAGGATTAGGGAGTATGAGCGCATGAAGCTTAAAGCTGAGTTTAACCACTGCAACGCCAGTGCTGCAGATGTGAACAGTTCTGAAGTCTCAAATGCCGAACGTGCTTCTGCTAACCCCGCAGAACCAGACGAAG aaggagctgcagctgcagatgtgcaCTGCCCTCAGATTGACACCCAACAGCTGGATCGTCAGATCAAAGCCATCATGACGGAAGTCATTCCCTTTCTGAAG gaGAACATGAACGAGGTGTGTTCACACCAGCTGCTGACATCTGTGCGGCGCATGGTGCTCACGCTCACCCAGCAAAACGACGAGAGCAAAGAGTTTGTCCGCTTTTTCCACAAGCAGCTGGGAGGTATCCTGCAG GAATCTCTCAGTAAATTTGTGGGCCGTACTTTGAAGGACTGTGGGGAGGACCTGTTGGTGGAGATTTCAGAGATCCTCTTCAATGAACTGGCCTTCTTTAAGCTCATGCAGGATttggacagcagcagcaacaccttggctgccaaacaccaaaataagaaaacagccGAAAAATCCAGCAAACCAAAAGAAGTTCTTGAT GAGAATACAGAAGTTGGTGCTGATAAGTCTGTTTCTTCAGCATACGCTGATGAAGATAAG GACCAAGACGAAGCAGAGAAGGAAGGAAACTCTGCCCTCCAGGAGCACTACCTGCAGGCAGATCtgaagagcagcaggagcagtgaagctgaggaggaggaggaggaggacgaaggGCATAGACAGGCGGTGCATTTGTCTATCA ATCTGTCCAAGGCAGAGACTCAGGCTCTGACTAACTATGGCAGTGGGGAGGatgaggacgaggacgaggaaaTCGAAGAGTTTGAAGCCGGACCCGTGGACGTCCAGACATCCTTGCAGGCGTCTGCTGTTGGACAAGTCGAGCAGGAGCTCAGCGCCACG GCCACAACCAGCAGTGAAATCCAGGAGATAAAA